The following DNA comes from Erythrolamprus reginae isolate rEryReg1 chromosome 8, rEryReg1.hap1, whole genome shotgun sequence.
TTCGGGGGAATCCTGGCAGGAAAACCACTTTCTGGATAGCGCTCCATGCTGCACTCCCAACAATTCCCATCCTCCCCAGCCAAGTAGGGGTTACAAATGGCTTTGCAGGCTtcctgggagggtggggggaggttttcctaaatttaggaagggggggggggagatccaaGAAATTTAGAAAACGTGAacaattttgaaaaagaaaaaaagaaaaaataagaaaaagagaaagaaaggaaggaaagataaagaaaaaaaggaagaaagaaagaaagagaaagaaaaagaaagaaagattgattCTCCACAGCTATATAACTGCGTGACTCTAAACCCCTAGAGGAGGGGgagtttaaattggattttttggcaGTCCTAGGGAAATTCCAATGAgaacaattttaatttaatttattacatacaacaaaaatggaaacaaaaataAGCTCTgccccctctttttcttctttttaaatcttaggGGGATCAGagacagtttggtctagtggttaaggcaccaagccAGAAACTGGGTGATTCTGGTGAGTTCTGGTCCTGCTTTAAGGCATGAAAACAGGCTGGTTGGTTTTGAACCAGTCACCAGGATATGGTGAGTTCTAGTACCACCTTAGGCATGGGAGgcaactttgggccaattaccaggagacgcAGTTTTGGTTCTGCCTTAGACTTGAAAGCCAATCAGGCAACTGGACCAGTCCCTCTCAGCCCTGCCCACTTCGCAGGATTGTTGTTGGGGAAAACAGGAGTATTAGGTAGAGCTCAACcatttcctggtgattggctcaaagtcacccagccgacTCCATGCCAAAGTCAGGACTAGaacttactctctctctctctctctctttcctttctttctccctccctcattccctcccttctatttttctttctttttctttcttttttgtctctcccctccttccttcctttctttttctttctttctccctcccttttttctttccgtttcttattctttctctctctttctctctccctccctcagtcccttccttccttccttccttccttttatttatatttataggccgcccttctcatggactaagggcggcttacaagaatcAAATAGAGACAAtaggaataaataaaaatttaaacatCACAATTAGATTAAAAATCCACAGTAAAAAAAGTCCTCCTCCTTTCATCCAAAGACTGGAGCGAACTCTCACTCACggttcccaggcctgctggcacagATGTGTCTTTAACACTTCAGAAAGgtgagggtgggagcagtgctgATCTCCCGGgtgaattggttccagaggaccggggccaaaacagagaaggccctgccccatGGACCTGGCAGCCGAcactgtttggttgatgggaccaggAGGAAGCTGACtggggaagttgaagtccacacattttaaagcatCCAGGATTGAGAAATGTACCTTACCCTTGGGCTAAACAGCAGCAAACTCATTGTGTCTTGGTGGGATGAGAAATTCCTGCTTTGGTTTCTGGGTGGGCACATTGCGGTAGACCCACGAGTGGAATTGATTAGGCTAATCCAGACACCCGAGTAGGTTTCAATGCCACAAATTGCTCTGTGGAATTTTGCAACCTTCAAATTGTGTTTTGCAACCCACGAACGAGGAAATGAACACCGttaaatagcaataacatttagacttatatgccgcttcctggtgctttctagccctaagttgtttacagagagtcagcctcttgcccccaacaatctgggtcctcatttgacccacttcggatgatggaaggctgaggagggagggagggagggaacggaggaaggaaggaaggaaaagtaataacatttagacttaccgcttcataatgctttttttccttccttccttccttctttctttccctccctatattttccttccttccctccttccttccttcctcccccaaaTTTTTTCATCTTTGTGCCAAAgtttccacctcttcctcctttaGGTATCCAAGAAAAAACTCCGATCTGCGAGGCTTCTGGGCTAATGGTTTGAGTGTCCAGTGCCAAAGTCCACGGCAGAGGCCTCCAGAATCCTCTGGGTCATGCCCCTGTCTTTAATCCTTCACAGCTTATCACATGACGATGTAGTGACCGCCCAGCTTAGCAGGGGGAGGTTCATCCCTGGAGACATGGAGCGAACTGGACACGGGCAGCGTTTGCTTTGACCAGGGATGCCTTTAGGATCCATGGCTCCCGTCAACCCAGAGCAAATGACTAAGGTAAGGAGCAAAAGGAGCAGAAACGCACCGCGAATTTTATTTTCTGTATTCACAAAATAGATTTTTTATGGCTGGCTGCCCAGTTCTGACACACAGGGCCCCTTGAGTCGTTTCCGGTtctgtggggaaaaaaataattgtaaaagTTTTGATTCACCACTCAGCAACATTTCGTTGGAAACGGTTTTAcacttctcgtgaaatatctctggacattctcaattgtatgaatgtccgatatgcagtgcagaTTCCAGGCAgacgagctgtattcaagaattggtctagcaaaataGAATTGTATGTTCCCTACTTTGCAGATCAATATTACACGAAAAGaagctacatagaaacatagaagattgacggcagaaaaagacctcatgatccatctagtctgcccttatactatttcctgtattttatcttaggatggatctgtttatcccaggcatgcttacattcagtttctgtggattgaccaaccacgtccgctggaagtttattccaagcatctgtttctctttcagtaaaataatattttttcacattgcttctgatctttcccccaactaatctcagattgtgccccctggttcttgtgttcactttcctattgaaaacacttccctcctgaaccttattgaaccctttcacatatttaaatgtttacatcatgccccccctttctcttctgtcctccagactatacagatggagttcatgaagtctttcctgatacgttttatgcttaagaccttccaccatttttgtagcccgtctttggacccattcagtttgatccatatctttttgtaggtgaggtctccagaactgaacacagtattattccaaatggggtctcaccaacgctctatacagtgggatcacaatctccctcttcctgcttgttatacctctagctatggagccacgcattctacttgctttcccgactgcctgaccgcactgttcacccattttgagactgtcagaaatcactacccttaaatccttctcttctgaagtttttgctagcacagaactgccaatacaagactcaCATTGAGGAtttattttccccaagtgcattcttttacatttggagacattcaactgcagtttccgttgctttgaccatttatctagtaaagctataaATATGTCTGTATTCACCAAcgggtacttgacaaaacaaacaaataaaataaataatagattatGCTAGGAGGTTCTGCTATGGTGGTTGAGAGCTTTTCTAAGTAGGCACATACTCCATGAGGGCCAATAGGCAAAGATGGTTATAGGCTGGTTGGTGCTTTTTCAACGGGATCGTCTATAGTTTTCAACTTTCTCCGTAGTTCCAGCAGGAGGGCTTCTTGGTCCTCGAACGGTTCTTCAGCCTGGAAGAATGCGATGCCATGAGGGCCCAGATCCGAAAGATAGTGGCGTCTATGGACGTGCCGGCTCACTGCCGCACGGAGTTTACAACCCAGCATTCGGAGCAACTCCAGGCTCAGGTGGGCAGCTtcggtgtgtgtgcgtgtgactTTCAATTTGGTTCACAACTCGCTCCAAGGCTTTCGTAGCTGAACGTAGTAGAGATTTTATTTTGGAAGCAGAAAAGTTGTCACCCCCTTCCCAGCTCcccatttcagagatatttccatgCCAAAGATTCTTCAATGGCTCCATGAAAATTGAGGACAATCTGTGTAGTATATAGAAGAAGTAATACTGTAGTAGTAATGCTTATAATAGCATTGTATAATAGATGATTTTAATATGGATGCAAAACAGCTACAAATCCAAAGTTCTGGAAACAACCAGCGGCCAGAAGTCAGCAACCCCAGAATTGGAACTGGGGGGTGGATCCGGTTAGGACCGTCGTGGCTCTTTTGAGTGtctaaggttgccgacccctgtgtTAGGCTAATATTGACGGTTTTAACCTGGTTTCTGACAGGGCTCTGCAGAGTATTTCCTCAACAGCGGAGACAAGATCAGATTCTTCTTCGAAAAAGGTGTTTTCGATAAGCAAGGTACTGTTTCTGCAAGGCATCTTGGCGCCCTTGTTGAGGGCAATCTGGGTGTTGTGTTGCTCTTTTACACGtagactttttatttttaaatttgcagGGGATTTTCTGGTTCCAAAGGAGAAATCGATCAATAAAATTGGTCATGGTAAGTAAAGGACGTTTATCAtggttaattaattttatttgttcaatttatatGATGCACGTGATTTATTATTGATAAGGCAATTTATTACACCTATGCCATTATAATCAAAATGATTCTATCAgtacaatgatttttttttttagcgcTACATGCCTATGATCCCATCTTCAAGCAAATGACCCACGCAGCCAAAGTGCAGGTGAGTTGAGTGCTGGCCAACCCTAAAGGGTTTGTCGTAGGAAGGGCAAACTCGGGCCAAACTCACAAGTCTCTCCTGCCTTTGGTTATAAGACAGGAAATTGACTGGCATAGTCTCTGCCTCCTGTTCATTCAATACTTCACAACAGCCCTGCAAAGGAGGGCTGTtatgaagggttaaataaggttcctaTGGTTAaataaaggtccaggagggaagtgttttcaataggaaagtgaacccaagaacaaggggacacaatctgaagttagttgggggaaagatcaaaagcaacgtgagaaaatattatttcacggaaagagtagtagatgcttgaaacaaactcccagcagatgtggttggtcaatccacagtaactgaatttaaacatgcctgggataaacatagatccatcctaagataaaatacagaaaatagtataagggcagactagatggatcatgaggtctttttctgccgtcaatcttctaggtttctaagagACCTGCATAGGTTTCCACAGGGAGTTGCGTGCTGGGGTTGGTTTTAAATCCAGCTATAGGGGCTTTTACAAGGCGGCGTAAGGTTTTTACTGCCACGATAATTTAATTAGCAAaccccagttctaagaactgatcCCTTAACCAATGTTGGCAACCCAGAGGGGGAAAGTGCTTTTAACTCTTCTTTAATTGGCAAAATGTTGGGAGAAAGTGTTTCTTTCAGGCTGCAAGGGGAAAAAACGTGGAAAATGAACATTTTCTTGCATTTTGGGACATTCCACAGGCATTAGCAAGAAATCTGggtctggagaatcctgtggtgGTTCAAAGCATGTACATCTTTAAGGTACGTGAACCCAGCCTTTTCCAAAAATACAGGGGGTGTGTGGATTCATGAAAATTAGAGGGCTCTCACATTGTTAGAATAGTAgttttggttttttctttttttccctttctctttttctttccctccttttggTTGAATTATAATCATTTTATATTCTTAGTTCATAAAGTCTTCTTTTTCTTGCaagggttttggagaatacaTAAGGAGGAGGTACTAGGGTATACATGAATTACTAAAAGATAAATATATTAATCTAATAAAGTTTAAAGAAAATCAAGGTTGAATTCAGAAGAAAATCAgatatctagatcagtgtttcccaaccttggcaacttgaagatataagtccagatatcttcaagttgccaaggctgggaaacacaaatctagatgacaaaattagaggtcattaattgggaactaataaATCTTTTGGGGGGTGATTAATTATAATTTGCCTTACAAAcgcaatactgtttttattgtattatgaaactattttaaattgtattgaaaatgtttgtatggagaaaaaataaaaataaattatttggggaaaaaaagtaaGTCGGAGGGCTCCCTGGAGACCATCTAGTCTTCTCCAATTCTTTCCCCAAACCAGAAACTCATTATTACTGCAAtggataattattatttttaaaatcagtttttaatagtctttttttttaaactcataGCAACCGGGCATTGGTGGAGAAGGTGAGTTTCTTACTGTATGACCTTTCTTCTTTTAcccatggggggggggtgccctgGAGATATTGTACTACAACTCCCATTGTCTCCAGCAGGAAAGGGCATGAAAGCCCCCATGCTGCTCAGTCTATTCCTCTTAATCCGGGGACCCTCCCCAACCCTTGGCAGAGTCCCACAGATCCTGGGGGATTAGGAAAtagaaattttttttggggggggtgttaatAAACTTAAGGACCCTGATCACAAATTGGGTCAAACTTGCTGTTAAAATCATCTTAATCATTACTGCCTCTGAATTGGTAAATTGTTAAGGGTTCACACTGTGCTCAACGTGGTTCGGTTGTGAATTTGCTAatcggtggggttttttttaccaaTTGCAACCCAAAGGGATTCTGGCTGGATTgcgtagaataaaatagaaacgtTTTGTGATTTAGGATTGTTTGCTGGAGTTTGCAAACAAATCACTTAGGGTTGAACgaaggataataataacaacagagttggaagggacctcggaggtcttctagtccaaccccctgcttaggcaggaaaccctccactacttcagacaaatggttatccaacatctgcttaaaaacttccagtgttggagcattcacaacctctggaggcgaGGTGTtctacagattaattgttctgactgtcaggaaatttctccttagttctacgttgcttctctccttgtttatgcGTCACGtgtcttctctgctcctttcagTGACGCCACACCAGGATGCAACGTTTCTGCACACAACCCCTTTGGGCAAAATAACAGGGTTCTGGATCGCTCTGGAAAACGCCACCCAAGAAAACGGCTGTTTGTGGTTCATTCCCACCTCGCATACAAGTAAGCCGCGAAGATGCTAAAACTGCTGAGCGAGTCGGGTATCAATTTAAGAAACGAAATGAATTCTTCCCATCAGAGGGAGCCCCTACAGCTCACCCTCCTGATATGCTTTCCAGCTGGTATCACAAGGCGAATGGTCCGGACCCCCCCTGGGACAATTCCTTGCACTGATTTCATGGGCGCCGAACGGATGTATGAAGACCGCCAGTTTGTCCCCGTTCCAGTGGGCAAAGGTACCGCTGAAAAAAACCCAAGTAGGCCGAGCCACATCCGAAAATAAGCTCCGAGGGGAGGAaagttccttctctcctcctcaaaggGGAAACATAATTTGGGGGCCAGGACTGGGGCACGTGGATAGGAGAGGTGCCTAAAATTCCATCATTTAGATCTGGGGTCTCTAAGCTTGGCGACTTTAAGCTGTTCTGTTCAAATACACTGTACACTgattctgttcccgggtctatttgacccggaccgaaaattgttcatttttagtacttatatttggtctttttgaaaacttttttcacttggaaactagtttgaacacttctgcacacaatgaaataaacattgaaatgaaaaaaattaatgcttatatttttattttgctcataaaagcccccccccccgctgtgttcaattatttcaatttacagtatatacaaattatgctgttaatttcaaaatttcacaaaaacgggggcggggggggggcttttatgtgcagaaatgttcaaactagtttccaagtaaaaaaagttttcaaattgtccAAATATTATAAGcacctaaaataaagaatttgTGGTCTGGGTCAGGGAGACATGATGGAAAGcgatgaaatttcaagtttcagatatgcagggaaaattttttgcaGGGTCTCAAAGTTCGAAAACAGGCTTtgcagacccgaacagaacagcagggttaagacttTTGGGCTTCGACTGCCGGAATTCCAAAGCCAGCCACTgacaattgaagtccacaagtcttaaaagttgccaaatttggagagcTTTTGAGTTAgagccatttttaaaattattttttcaaagtttgttacaaacaacaataaaacatgacaaagtgtcaaaaaaataattacacaattatataataaatcatttttgattCACAGGTCATTGGATTCATAAGAAATTATACAGTTCAATAGGTCCTTATGAAGTATTCCCCTCCTTGGAGTTAGACCCATTTTAAATTTAGGCCTTCCTCTCCATTGAATGGAAGGAACAAAACCATTACAAGTAGTCttccaagttttttaaaaaaaattgttttgtga
Coding sequences within:
- the PHYHD1 gene encoding phytanoyl-CoA dioxygenase domain-containing protein 1; this translates as MPLGSMAPVNPEQMTKFQQEGFLVLERFFSLEECDAMRAQIRKIVASMDVPAHCRTEFTTQHSEQLQAQGSAEYFLNSGDKIRFFFEKGVFDKQGDFLVPKEKSINKIGHALHAYDPIFKQMTHAAKVQALARNLGLENPVVVQSMYIFKQPGIGGEVTPHQDATFLHTTPLGKITGFWIALENATQENGCLWFIPTSHTTGITRRMVRTPPGTIPCTDFMGAERMYEDRQFVPVPVGKGDLVLIHGEVVHKSDANYSEESREVYTFHLMEAKDAVWSTENWLQPTPELPFPSLYTSN